The proteins below come from a single Balaenoptera acutorostrata chromosome 2, mBalAcu1.1, whole genome shotgun sequence genomic window:
- the LOC103006530 gene encoding LOW QUALITY PROTEIN: zinc finger protein 846 (The sequence of the model RefSeq protein was modified relative to this genomic sequence to represent the inferred CDS: substituted 1 base at 1 genomic stop codon) produces the protein MDSSQERSNPGEEXYGSNLCGKVFGEHSFLMTHTRTHVRQKTSKGNQSRKAFKKNFIHTLLKEISAGEKTSECIQHEKVSSQLSNLKKTQTQGKSCEHKDCWRTFVNQSSLKLHRRYHAGEKPYVYKEHGKAFTDPSYLPDHIGIHTGKKPYVCMECGKAFTRSTGLILHIRIHTGEKPFECKECGKAFIHSSYLKKHVRIHSGEKPYLCKGCRKTFTCSSGLVLHMLTHTDKNPYVCKECRKAFNNSSVLDQHMRTHTGEKPYECKQCGKTFTQSSGLTTHLRTHTGEKACACKEYGKAFARSTNLVMHMRTHTGEKPYKCKECGKAFRYSTRLNMHMRTHTREKPYECKECWKTFTQS, from the coding sequence GAGAGAAGCAATCCTGGAGAGGAATAATATGGCTCTAACCTGTGTGGAAAAGTGTTTGGTGAACACTCATTTCTTATGACACACACGAGAACTCACGTTAGACAGAAAACTTCTAAGGGTAATCAGAGTCGAAAAGCCTTCAAAAAGAACTTTATTCATACTTTGCTCAAGGAAATCAGTGCTGGGGAGAAAACTTCTGAGTGTATTCAACATGAAAAAGTCTCGAGTCAGCTTTCAAATCTCAAAAAAACTCAGACACAAGGGAAATCGTGTGAACACAAAGACTGTTGGAGAACTTTTGTGAATCAGTCATCGCTTAAGTTACATAGGAGATATCACGCTGGAGAAAAGCCCTATGTGTATAAAGAACATGGGAAAGCTTTCACTGATCCCTCATACCTTCCAGATCATATAGGAATTCACACTGGCAAAAAGCCCTATGTATGTatggaatgtgggaaagcctttactCGATCCACAGGACTTATTTTACACATACGtattcacactggagaaaaaccctTTGAATGTAAGGAGTGCGGAAAAGCTTTTATTCATTCCTCCTACCTTAAAAAACATGTAAGAATTCACAGTGGAGAGAAGCCATATTTATGTAAAGGGTGTAGGAAAACTTTTACTTGTTCCTCAGGTCTTGTCTtacatatgctaacacacactGACAAAAACCCCTATGTGTGTAAGGAATGTAGGAAAGCCTTCAATAATTCCTCAGTGCTTGATCAACATATGAGGACACACACTGGAGAGAAGCCATATGAATGCAAGCAGTGTGGGAAAACCTTCACTCAGTCGTCAGGCCTTACTACACATTTAAGAACACACACTGGAGAGAAGGCCTGTGCATGTAAAGAATATGGGAAAGCCTTTGCTCGGTCCACAAATCTTGTTATGCACATGCGAACGCACACGGGAGAAAAGCCGTacaaatgtaaagaatgtgggaaagcctttagaTACTCCACACGCCTGAATATGCACATGCGAACTCACACCAGAGAGAAACcatatgaatgtaaggaatgttgGAAAACCTTCACTCAGTCTTAA